A window of Centroberyx gerrardi isolate f3 chromosome 19, fCenGer3.hap1.cur.20231027, whole genome shotgun sequence genomic DNA:
GTAGGATAACAgaagcaaaatgaaaacaaacaaaatgcatgaatgggaaataaaataaatgaaaatagtCCTGATGCAGAAAATGACTCCCATGGGTCTGTCATGAGGTTAAAGGGTCTGTCCGCTCTTGTGCAGTGCCTCCCTCAGTCAGTGTGACGGCTCCGGTCCAGGCTCGGTTCGGGACCAGGACCACGGTGGAGTGCCGGGTCACGGGCTTCTACCCTCAGGACATCAGGGTCACGTGGCTGAAGGacgggtcagaggtcacagagggCGTGtcctccacagacacactgGCCAACGGTGACTGGTCCTACCGGGTGAGTCAAACACAGatccagaggagagaggagcgcgCTCAACTCAGTGAAACCATATCAGTCTCTTTTTGTATCTCAAGAACAAAATAATCCATAAACAACGGACAGAACTCACTATGAAAGTAATTAtgaacttgttttgtttatttatgatGTACAAGTAAACACTCTAGCACACTGAGGAAGGCAGGTGCTGAAACGCCCTGTGTGGTGTGACACTTGTACATCAtcatgtaaataaacaaaagaagTTTACAATTACTTTCATAGTGAGTGCTTTCCGTTCTTCATGAATTAAGTCATATATAGAAGaatatgattggctgagagagGGTGTGAATGTACTTGGTGGTAAATTTGACTTTATGAAATAATCTTAAACAACTGTGATCATCATAGTACAATAGAAGAGTTATATATCAAAATGCTATATAGCATATTCAAGCCTACAGTCCTTTAAAAAGCatcataatttattttaatgttgcaCTAGAGTAGAtgttattttattcattatttttgaaacaaAATTATTGCCCCTGTGTAATCTAGTTTGACTGTGATTTCGAGGTGTGTAAAGAGAATCAAAACATCCTACTCAGAAGTGCAACTGCTTTGCTgaacttttacttgagtaaaagtaaaattactgtagtaaaaagtaaaaagtagctaatttaaaatgtactcagagtgaAAGTTATAGttacttttaaaaaatgtcCTGATTTTTCCTGTGCAATGCAAAAACAACGAGAGTTCACACTAggttctttaaataaaaaaaataaagtgcagaaagaAAGTAAAGCATCAACATTTTAGGGGTGTGTAAGTGATGTTTTCTGTATAgaccatccctcctttcttcacgCACATGCTCAGTGTTTTCACAACGGTAAATCCAACCAGGTCACTGATGACGTTTCCACCTCTGATGTAAATGAACCAGACTCTGATGAGATGCATGTGCAACATCTGTACTGAGTGATGGTTGTGATTTTAAAATGCAGGGAAGTACAATGCTTCTAAAAAATACTGAACAGAGTACAGTATTGACAGTGACTGCACTGTGTTACCTGTGAGACTGTgctgacatcatcatcaccatgacTACCTCCAGCTCACCTCCTACCTGGAGCTGGTTCCCCGACACGGAGAGACGCTCAGCTGTCGGGTCGAACACAGCAGCCTGGAGGAAGTCCTGGACGTCCCCTGGGGTGagctctcactgtgtgtgtgtgtgtgtgtgtgtgtgtgtgtgtgtgtgtgtctgctctacccactgagctacacagggaacAGAACCCCAAACCTCCTTGCTGAAGAGCCGCAGCTGGAGCTGACAGGCAGCAGTGAGTCCTGTCTTGATCTAAAAACAGATGCATCTCCTCCTCAGACGCCTCGGCCCTCGCTGCCAGAGTCTACAAGAAGGCTGTGggtctgtctttcttcttcgtGGGTGTGGCGGTGGCCGCTGCCGGGGTGCTCTACTACTACTGGAAAACACAACGTGGTGAGATACTAGTAATATGTGATAACAGTGTTGATTAAAGCGACATTAAAGTGATGTTGGActttggtagtatcttgggttgtgtatcttcctccatgataaaaaccccaaatcagtgattctgtgatctgttgctctggtagaggagactggagaattgttttttttttctctctctccattcactgccattgtatggaggaacagtctgaaaatcacacttctagcacataaacaaatgcaaacaaagcagattctgacaaaatatacaaaaaactagtcattctgctgaattgtttttaagtgagtctctttctttatgtttattaaacctttcagtttgaacaaaagtaacactgaaatccggtccgaggaaacttatgccgatggaacgaagaaatgtttgccaataattgtaaataggtgaaaaaaggtgggagacaggactgtGACAaggcagattctgccaatatataaaaaacgagtctcacttttttttttgcctctttaCAACTAGTCTGTGTCTTCTATCGACCTCTAGTGGAGACtagtaggaactgcaacaacatggTCAGGTCTCTGGCTGAAATATCTTGGTCTTTTTGTGtcatggggcagtaaaaaccttactgATAGTTCCtttaataataaatatgcagcttatatattatatatgacATTTTATGAACACTTTCATTCAAAGCGCCTTACAGTATGATCAGTGAATACATTTCTAGGTCCAGTGGGAATGAATCcccaaaccctggcagtgtcagtGCCACGCTCTACCCATTaagcacattcacattcatttaaCAATAAGTTGAATTGAAAACagattgattattattattcactgATCCACCAGCCTATAATCAtaaaagataatgaaaaacaaaactattatGCCATCGATATGTTCTTTGCGGATGTCTGCGGGGTTCTTTGTAATTGCACAGCTGTCTTTGATTTATTCAAGTTAATCTTTTTCCAGGTTTTACTTCTTTATTCCCAAGATGGAGTCAGATATCTTCTGCAGAGAGATAAGAAAGTAATCATGAGATCTGTTCAGGCTGCTCCCTCATCCTGCTCATCTGCCACTGGACTGCTGACTTTTCAGCGCTCATACAGTGAATTTTGACTTTGCTGCTCTCTTTTATAAGATTTGggttgtatgtttgtgtatctatgttgtttgtctgcaacCTTTTGATTCAGGTCTCTcttaatatattttaatatcactgggactacctggttaaataaaagttaCATAACAAATAAGGTCAATAAGGCAAAAcatatacatattacatattCTACATGATGATTAGTTTGTATATTTCATGTAGAAAAAATGTTATATGTTGATTCTTACTTCAAAGCAATCTTCCCCGCTAATAAACAGCTTTAGAAATTATGGAATCATAATTTATCAATATAATTTACTGAAACAAAGTTAGGACAGATTAGAGTCTTCtctagacttgcttttatgaaattgttattgattttgcacactttttaaacttgtcttattttgtatgtttttttaatcttattttatgcattttattttatttttatctgcCTTTCTTTTGAATGCTTGatacatttttctcatttttatatatttattattcttgtttttattcataatcttatgttttttttccttatttctCTGTACTTTACTATTCTTattcttctatttttttattttttatttcaaaccGGGTTTTGTTTTGACTGCTTTTCTTGttcttatatattttgtttttatataataatgcaataatacaaataaataaaataaaaatgtttcattattcttatttttcttcgTGTACTGAATTTTACAGATGATAATCCATCACGATAAAATCACAATTActtctaaaaaacaaaaaacaaacaaacaaacaaaaaaaaccccactccATGACAGCCTGTCTCGCGGCGCCCTCTAGTGGTAGAAATCGGGAACTACCAAAACACAGGCGAAACTGTCATGGCGGCCGCTACAAGACTCATATCAAGGTTGACGCTGGTCACCGGTAAGTTCACGGTGTAACATACAGCATAATACTGTGAGACTAGATAGATAAGTATAATACAGCTTTCTGGGGGCTGTTTTGTTTGCAGAATGTCGTGTTTTATAAAGTAAAGTCTCTGTAGTCCGAGCCAGAGTCGGACAGGTTTCCTGTTCAAACCAGAGCTTCGGTTAATGACTTAAGGTGGATTTGGTAACATTGCATAACCTCTAAGAAGTCTGTGAAGATATTTTCTACTCACTCTCAACACCAGACAGCTTTGGGTTTTGGCTTCATGTAAATACACATGAAACCACGTCTAAAGCACTAGTTTGAAAGCACGGTGCGAGCGCATGGAAGTTAATCTGTCATAACCGGactaaaatactgtatgtagccGAATTGAAGATTCAAAGTGAAGAACAATGCATTTCATCTGACTTGCTTTCAGTCATTTACAGGATGGGAAATCAGTAATTCAGTTAGTCTGCTGTACCAGTTACTTCcacaggtaaccaaccatcatttagtcctatttaaaaatgtaattgacTGATCAAATGATAGTGAAAGTGACTGGTGAATGAACTGTTGGATAGAAAAGTTCAGGTTAGTTCagttcactttattgtccatgAGGGAAATTCAACTTGCAGCAAGGCACAATAAAATCACAATGATATAAACACAGATATACAAAAAATAGACCCCAGTGCAATTTAAATTGATGATTGGTGGCAGGTGCaatgaatgtgcaagaagagaACAGAGATATTTGTGCAAAAGTGCAAATGAAGCATATTTACTGCACATGACATAAAGAGATGTTTGTATCTGAAACCTTTAATCTTAATTAACTTGGCCTGACAAGCTACAATGGTTTGGTCCAAGTCTGAAAGAGTCAGTTGGTCCCAGTGTGAGTCCCTGCTCTTCCCTTCCCACAGGAGGGGGCAGTGGGATCGGCCGGGCGGTGTGCCAGCGCTTCGCCTCAGAAGGCGCCTCCGTGGTGGTCGCTGACATCAGCGAGGAGTCGGCCAACGAGACCCTGGGGAGCCTGTCACGTGACCTCAGAGGGCAGGATCACATGGTGGCCGTGGTGGATGTGTCATCCAAACAGAGCGTGGAGAAGTTGGTCACAagcatacaggtgtgtgtgtgtgtgtgtgtgtgtgtgtgtgtgacggacagacaaacacccagacacactctctctatccatttaaataaaaacctgcattatgtttctggtttgtttggaataaacagaagaagaagaactgggtagttagcatgagcagtgatagccaccatagctgaacagagaaagaaaagagaaactcaaactgcagcaacagaaaatccaagctccgcccacactgtttgattgacaggtgatctgtgggaagagcagtgcagaaacaccacagtgaggctgagcaacaaagatggagaaagaaaaataatcgCCTCCCATTACACCCACAcctcctctcattctccctcttctctctccattaacagtcagtcacagtcctcctctctcctctcctctcctctcctctccctccgcagGGCCGTTTCTTCCAGCCTCCCtcggtgtgtgtgcacgcggCGGGCATCACCCAGGACGACTTCCTGCtcaagatggaggaggagcagtTTGACAGAGTCATCCAGGTCAACCTAAAGGTACACAGACACCATCCGGTCAGCTTCTCACATGAATGATTAAAGGTCCGGCTGCAGGAAAGCATCTCCTGGACTAACCTGTCTCAGAAACGGTATTAACAGCAAAGCATGATGGGATGCAGTCGCCCTAGTCTCCACTTGAGTCCGTCGTTTGCCAGGTTTCTCTCTGCTCATGGCATTTTGAGaagtgtattccagacagggaaagtcagggaatttgatcaaaTCCCCTGGGGGACgagtcactttacaggaatataccagactgtattttacaacttgttttaacacattttttgcattagctggttgttttcagctgtttttctccacagcaagccCCAACCAGACTGTTCGCTCCTTTTGAACTTTTCTGTGCTGAAAAACAAcgttaacaaaccaggaagtaCACCAACTTAGTCACAGAAAAGTCAGGGTGACAGTTAGTTGCTGGATAATGAATTGCAGTGGATCTGTGAAATAGTCACACATCATGAAGTGAGTCCAGTGATACAGTAGTGGGATAAGTGATTCATtcgtcttccctcctctctcttccctccctccctcccgggTGCGTCACCCACCTCCTGTCCCAGGGGTCCTTCCTGGTCACCCAGGCCGTGGCTCAGGCTCTGGTGGCCTGCGGAGCACCCAAGGGCTCCATCGTCACGGTGGGCAGCATCGTGGGCAAGGTGAGGAACAAGCAGGCATCTTgtctgtattttacattttaggaatttagctggaacttttatccagagtgacttaacAAAAAGTGCAACAGTGGAATCCTGTTGAAgataaaggataattctggttattttcaacctgggccagTCAGTAACTTCGCTGCAGAGCGAGCCACATATCTTTCAGGTTGCAGGGAGTGCTGCTTTCCAGGAGAAACTCAAAACAGTCgaacccaaaaagcgattaaaacacgcCGGATAATTCTGGTTGTTTTCAACCTGGTCCATATTTGCTCTGTCAACTTCAATAGTTTAGGAGAAAGCTGAGATggaaccagaggagctaacTGGTTTTCCCACCAACTTCAATTGAATTTAGATTGACATGGGAGTGAGAAGATAATGactatgttttcatttcaggggtgaactatttttttaaaggggcattaagtaagcTTTGACTTTTATTGACCTCTGCTGGCAAACAGCAGAAATTGCAACAACCTTACTGCAACTCATCTCACACAGTTGCAACAACTTTTCTCCTCCCACACAAGCCTCTGACCgcttacagtggcctgtaaaaataaagtcacattttcacaacagagacgagtaagctagctaattagagcagagatccagtagaaattagtttttattccaaaacagagtacaggctgTGAAAGAGagttttgacagacagaaatctCATTACCTGGTGAAGGAATCAGTTGGtcgttggtattgatcaacaaccccatcaaccccccacagatgaattatggtcattttgtcaTTTCGCTCTTTATTCACTCTGCTATTGGACAGTAAAAATCATATATATTGCCCCATTAAGTTAATGAGTTGTTCCTGGTTGATGAAGTGTTCAATTGAGGTCCTGCACTTTAACAGGAAAGTAATTGAGAATtgacaaaaaatgtgtttttgtcaagTGAAATAAGCTTTAATCATTGGTTTATATGCAGAGTGGGAAATAACTGTTGTGGCTATTCCAGTCTGAGAAACACATCTGCTGGTGAAAAAGGTGAAAGCATCTGTTAGATCTGAATTTTGAAAGGTGGATGAAGTTCCCCTGTTTATATagactgtgttctgtgtgtgatTCATGTTACCAGGTGGGAAACATTGGACAGGCAAACTACGCCTCCTCTAAAGCCGGAGTGGAGGGTTTAACCAGGACTGCTGCCAAAGAGCTCAGCAGGTCAGATGAACCTGAAGCGCCCGTGAACCTCCGGACCGATGGacatttgaattatttgaaggagaaaatgaatgaatgaatcccCAGTCAatcactgcctttctctttcactccagGTTCGGGATTCGGTGTAACTGTGTGCTGCCAGGCTTCATATCCACTCCTATGACAGAGAAAGTACCAGAGAAGGTTATTAACAaggtacagcacacacacacacacacacacacacacagaggtagaGACAGATTTGGGTATACAAGAactatcaggaaaaaaaatcataagtAAAGTGTAACATGTCCAGTAGGATCCACTGAATACCATGCAATTTAATAATCATGATTTCTTTCTTGCAGCCAAGGACAGTGCATTCACTATTAGTGAGCATAATAATTGTAGCAGAATTCATTTAAAAGAAGATTAAAAATGTACCAGCCCAACTTTGAAATGTTACAAGACAGCAAGGCAAGAAACATGAATTCCAAGTCATgagttaaagtcacaatgaaatg
This region includes:
- the hsd17b8 gene encoding (3R)-3-hydroxyacyl-CoA dehydrogenase, whose translation is MAAATRLISRLTLVTGGGSGIGRAVCQRFASEGASVVVADISEESANETLGSLSRDLRGQDHMVAVVDVSSKQSVEKLVTSIQGRFFQPPSVCVHAAGITQDDFLLKMEEEQFDRVIQVNLKGSFLVTQAVAQALVACGAPKGSIVTVGSIVGKVGNIGQANYASSKAGVEGLTRTAAKELSRFGIRCNCVLPGFISTPMTEKVPEKVINKMTSLVPLGRMGEPAEVADVCAFLASDESRYITGTSIEVTGGLFIG
- the LOC139915534 gene encoding class II histocompatibility antigen, B-L beta chain-like translates to MLLKSTFLLVLLCCVLPWLSVDGYMFQAVTDCEHSKEDLSDMVYLVQLVFNHQLLCCYDSRLKKYTGYGELGIRNAERFNQDKRKMEERSAEVETLCKFNARFYNRTTVRKVPPSVSVTAPVQARFGTRTTVECRVTGFYPQDIRVTWLKDGSEVTEGVSSTDTLANGDWSYRLTSYLELVPRHGETLSCRVEHSSLEEVLDVPWDASALAARVYKKAVGLSFFFVGVAVAAAGVLYYYWKTQRGFTSLFPRWSQISSAER